The genomic segment GATTATTGGCAAATTAAGAATAAATTTAGAGGTTCTAAAAAAGATTTTTTGGGTTCCCTATTTGAAAAATTGGAAGGAAGAAAGAATCTTGTCAACCGTTTGTTGGTAGCCTTGATTGCCGGGGTCTTTGGTGGCATTGGTGATTTCCACGGCGCAGGTTTTATCGGAAGACTGCAGAAAAATATTTTGGAATATTCCTAGTCCTTCATTAATATAGGTGTAACCGGTAATTCCATTAATGGTAATGGCTTGTTTGGGATTGATGATTTCCGAGTGTTGTTGGTCTTCTGTGGCCTGACTATCAACGTAGTCACTTAAGGAAAGATTTCCCAGATCCAACGGAAAAGAAAAAGTTAATGAAATACCGTCATAAAATTCGGTTTCTTGCTTTTGGGTTGGCCCCCATAAAGAAAGATGAATTAAATTTTCTTCTTTTCTTTCGGTAAGGGTAATTTCATTTGGGTATTTGAAAGTGTAGCAGGTATTTGAGTAGATCAACCAGCCAGCAAAAAGATCTGGTGTCGGTGTTGATAGTGGAGTTTCGGTAGTCATCGGAGATGGGGTTTGGGTGACTACTGAAGGGGAAGCGGCAAGATCTTTTTCAGAGTCTTTTTTGTTTTTTAATGAATAATTTTGGTAAGCCAAAAACCCAATGATTCCTAAGGAAATTATTAGTAGAATTGTTAAGCCAATCACCAACCATGGCTTTTGCTTTTTTTCAGGATTATCTGGAAGCGTTTCGACTGGAGGGCTAACTGCAGTAGGTTGAATTTGTTGATTTTCAGCCATATTCTTAGTTTATCACAGAGTTTCAAACATAATCTAGTCCGAAGATCTAGTACTAGAGAATTCCTATTTATCTAGCTTTTTAATTATGGGGTGACTGACGGGATTCGAACCCGCAACATCCAACTCCACAGGTTGGCGCTCTACCATTGAGCTACAGCCACCAGGGCGCCCCAGGGAGGATTCGAACCCCCAACCTTGAGTTTAGAACACTCCTGCTCTATCCGTTGAGCTACTGGGGCCTAGCTATGATTTTAGCAAAAAAACAAGGGTTGAGCAACCAAGGATGATTAAAAAGAAAAAGCCTAAGTATTCAAGATATTGGGGTAGAAAGATGATGATTATTTCTTCCTGGTTATCTAATTGCCAACCATTTTCCCAATTATTAATGAGGAAATGCTCTTTGATTCTTTGACCAAGAATTGGGATTAGAAAACTAGGTGTTTTTTCTTTGACTTCATAGGCTTGCCAGCCAGGATGAAAGGCTTGAGAAAGAATAAGAATTTGGTCTTTTTCAGGAGTCATTGTTAATTGATAAAAACTAGGGTTAGGATGAGAAACTTTTAGGGGACTGGTTAATTTGGGGTTTAGACTGTTTTCGTTGTTTTTGCTGATTTTTATGCCTTTTAAGAGATGATAAGGAAAGGGATTGACGGTTATCTTGCCTAAATTATTAGTTGAAGGTTGCTGACCAATAGAAATGTTGTCAAAGTGAAGCGTGTAACCCAAACCATCTGTTTCCATGGGTGGTTGGATGAAAAAAGAGGTTTTTAGACTTAAGTCTTTAGGCAGATAGGTTTCTAAATCTGCTCTACGACTATTATGATTTTCAAGCCAAAAAAGAAGGCTCTTGCCTTGGCGATATTGAGCTTTGGCGGTAATGAGGTAGCTATATTGATGAGGTAGATTGGGCAACCAGATAGAAACAGAGCAATTATTAGCGTCAATAGCAGAAAGTTGTAAAAGATTGTTTTCAATTTGGTTTTCAACCTGGCCTTGGCTGAGTTGATTGCAATTTTCAGGTTTGGTAGCAAAAGCTTGATTAGTGGGATCAATTTCCGCACTGTAATAGCCACTAGTTTTTGGGATTTTTACTTTTAGGAGATTGTTTTCAAGATTGATTTCTGTTTTTAGAGATTGGGTTTCATCTAAATTATCAGGGTTAACCCAAACAAGCTCTTTTTGATCATCAGGAATTACTAATTGACCGTTTTGAAATGACTCTGGAATTTCTTTTTCTAAAAGAAAGTAATCGCCTTGATCTTTAATTTTAAATTCTAAATCAACTTGGCTTCTGCCAGTGAAAAGTGAGCGGAAAGGATAATAGAGATTATTATCAAATTGATTATTGGTGTTTGAGAGATAGAGACCGTTTTCAAAATAGCCTTGATCTTCATTATTCCAATTAGATTTTGGTTCAATCTTGGTTAGATTTTGGCCTAAGAAAACAAAGTTCTTAATCGGGGCTTCAAGATTGACATGATAGATTTTTATCTTGCCAAAGGTTTGATTTAAAGAGACTTTGGCAGAATCTAAGAGAATTTCTTCAAGTTCATCAAAGTAAAGGGCTTTGGGTGAAGAGGGATTAATAATATTTTCATCAACTAGGAGCCAGTTGATTTGATATTTTTCCAGGACCTTTTCCAAAAGTTCTTTGTTTTGGGAATAAAGAGCGTAGTTTATTTCCCAGTAATAGTTTTCATTTTGCTGACTCCAGGGATCAAAAGCCCGGTCAAGAATAGGCTGTTCAACTCCATACCATAGAGAACCTGACCCACTGTAGTTCCAGCGATATAATTGCCAGCCCCAAAAAGTTTGTTGAGGAAAATTGGCAATTCTAGTGTTTTGGTCTTGGTTTTTAAAGAAATCAAAGACTTGAAAATATTCGTTTGGAATTTTGGTTTGATTTTTTTCATAGAACAGATTGCCTTGAAAAAGAGGAAATAAAAAGATGATTGGTAGGAGAAGAAAAAGAATCAATAAAACCTTTTTGATGATTGGTTTTTTCAGGAAGCTGGAAATGGAGATAAAAGAAAAAGCATAGAAAATGGAGAGACACAAAGCATTGATAAGCGCGAATTTAGTGTAAGGAAAACGAAAAACTTGGTAAAAGACTGGTATCTTGTAAAAGAGATTAGCCATTTGGGAGAAGATGGGTGTCTTGTTAGCTAAGAAGGTAAAACTAATTAAGAAAGCAGGAATAAAAATTAAAAGATTAACTGTTTTCTTTTTAATGGCTGAAATCATGCCTAAAAGGCTGATGATAAAAAGGGAATAGCCAATAATTAGGATTAAAGGATTTTTTAAATAGTTGACCCATTCCCCCATTTGGTAGACAAGCTGGCCGTTTTGGTTTATTTCTGTATTGGCAAACCAGAAACCTTTAAGAAGAGCGACATTAGCCAAATCCCCATATTTTTGGTTTAGTAAAAGGTTAGTTTCGGTTGACATCTGGTTGATCTTTGCCGAGGCGTTAATATTCGCACTGGTTAAGGCAAAATAGAGATTGGGTAAAAGCCAGAAAGCATTAACAGCAAAGAGAATTAAGTAAGCAATCAGGATTTTTTTAAAAGCTTTTCTTTTGAGAAGGAGATAAAAGAAAAAGATAACACTGAGGACAATAAAATAAACTAAAAAGTAGGTAGCCACATAGCCTTGAGGAATAGCGAGAAGGTTGATTAACAAGAGGAACAAAAAACTCTTTTTACTCCCCTTTTCTAGAAAATTAAGATTAGATAGTAAAAGCCAGGGAAGAAAGGCAAAATGAGTTGAATAGGCTTCAAAAGGAACGTAAAACATCTGCAGAGTGGCTAAGTTGAAAAGATAAAAGGTAGCCCCAATTAAACTGGCGGATTGTTTTTGTTCTTCAAAACGGTTTAAAACAAAGTCTTTTAAGAGGAAATAAAGACCTAAGGGGCCAAGAAAAAGCATTAAGAAATGAAAGAAATAACGGAGAAAATGAGTTGGCAGGACAAAAGAAATCATCCATAAAAAGATTTGTCTGAATAAATCTGAAGCGTGACCCATACCCCCTAAAAGGCCTAAACCTTGATATTCTTGCCAAACAGAAAAAAAACTTCTTTTGATATTCAGAGAAAAATTAAATTCTGGATGAAGATTATCCCAGCCAGAGAGCCAGGTATTGGAACGATAATTTAAGAGACTAATTAAAAAAACAAATAGAAATAGGATTAAAGGCCCAGAGTTATTTTTAAGAACTCCAGTGAGTTTTTTAAACATTTTGCTTATTTATAGCTTAAGATATTTGGGCTCTTTTTTGAAGAAGGAAAGGTTTAGGCAAAACGGCAAGACTGACTCTTTTCATACCTCTTAAAAATGAATAAATAGGGAAAATCCATTTATTTGGCAACAGGATAATTAAAAAAAATTGGATTAGATTTAAAAAAAAGCCAGAAATGGTTGGTTGATAGCTATATTTTGAGATGGCTTTTATTCTGGTTTTAAAAGTTAAAAGAAAGGTTCTCTTTGGATTTTGGAGAGAAGTATTTTTGCCATGAATTCTGTAAAGTAAAACAGTTTCAGGTAAATTAAAGACTTCACCGTATTGAAAAAGTTTGAATAGTAATTCAACTTCTTCAGCGACATTGAATTTCTTTTCATACCATTTGAAATTTTTAGGTAAGAGTTTTCGGTTAACTATTAAGGTCGGTTGCTGTAAAGGAATACTCCAAAAAATCATTTTTTTAATCTTGGCATTATCAAGCGGAAATTCTTTTTTGCCAATGGTCTCACCTTCTTGGTTAATAAGTTCACATTGACCGCCCAAAGCAATGGTTTCAGGGTGATTTTGGAGGAATTTTACTTGCTTTTCAATTCGCCAGGGTAAACTAATATCATCAGCATCCATTCGGGCAATCAAATCTCCCTTGACTTTTTTCAAAGCTAAATTGGCAGCAAAAGCAACCCCACAGTGTTTTTTAACTTGGTAGATTTTAATTCTTTTATCTTCTTTAGTTAAATTTTTTAGAATTTCCCAGGAATTGTCAGTTGAACGATCATCAACCATAATTAATTCCCAGTTTTGGTAAGTTTGGTTTTGAAGACTTTCAATTGCTTCTAGCAAAAAATTACCGGCATTATAAACCGGCATCACAATGGAGACTAATGGCTTTTTGTTTTTCATAAGCTCTTCTCTAATCAGAAAAATATTTCTGAACACAGATGAGCTGGGAAACTACCTAATGGGGTTTGCGTCTGATGAGAGACACGTACCTTTTCGGTAGTTTCCCGTCTGGGGGCGCGATGTTACTGACAGTTCCAGCCAGCGAGTGGTTCCACAACGCTGTGAGCCCATCCGTACTTCTCGGCTTCGCCGATCCTGAAGCAGAATTCCTCTTCCGCCCAGGCGTCTTGGATGAGCAGGGCGAAACCGTCCGTGACGGTCACTTGGACCGACTGAGCTCCAGCCCAGGCCTTGTAGACTCCCCCGCTTTGACCGTTGACCTCGTAGCCACCGACGATGAGGATTGTTCCCTCAATGATGTCGATAGTCCAGGTGACAGTCTTGGCTTGGTTATCAACCGTCCTCCCGGTTTCAGCGTACCACGTCGGATGCCTCACTTGAGGCTGTGGAGGAAGGCCCACCTCTGGCGCTGCCTCTTCAGCTGACAGCCCCACGGTGGTAGTCAGGGATGTCGTTGCGTCGAGTTCTGGAGTCGGTTCGGCGATGGTGCCTCCACTTGCAGGGGGCAAAGGTGCAGGCCCACTTTCCGAGACGCTAGCAACCTCAGCGTCTCCTCGGATGTACATGATGGCGAGACCCCCCGCGGACAAGGCGCAGCAAAGGAGTAACGCCAAGGCGATGACACAGACCAGTACTACGACACTATTGTTGCTCGTACTCCTCTCTTCACTCACGGTCAATCCTCCTTCTGTAGTTTGCGCCCCCACAGTAAACACAAATCTTTATGTTTATGCTCACTGTGGGAACGCTTCTATAAGAAAAGAGGTTTATTTACGCCCCCAATTGTAAAAGTGCTTTCTAATCTACGATGAACTTGCTTTCTTGTTCATTTAGATTAGTTAAACTTTTTTCTAATTAATTACTAAATTTTCTAAGATAAAAACCGACTAATCCGGCTAGAAGAGAAAAAGGAATAATGATAAGCCAATTTTCAAGACCAGTCGGAGGTAATTCAGAGACACCTAGAACTTTTTTCTCAAAACAAACTTGAGCCGTATCTTTATCTTTTTCATCATCACTCCAGGCTTCAGCCGTGTTCACTTCACAGATAATTGATTTGTCATTAGGAAATCGGTCAGCGCTAACGACTTTGACTTCCAGCTCTCTTACTTCAGTTTCATCTGGGCTTAAATCTTTAATTTCAAATTCAAGATCACCAGAAAAATGTTCGACTAAGTCAGGCAGATAATCACGAACATCAACCTCACCAAAGGTTTTGTCGCCAACATTTTTGATTTTGAGTTTGAATTTAATTGATTCTCCTGGAGCAAATTTGTAGTCACCCAGACCAAGATTATCTAACCATTTCTCATCTTCTGGATCCCAAACTTCTTTATCAATTTGGAGTTCACCGGTTCGAACACAAACTTCTCCCCCACCGTATTGGGTTTCACAACGAACAGCCGCTAAAACAGGTTTAGTCAATAAAAGAAAAGCCATGACGGCGGTTGCTAAAATGGTTAAAGTCTTTTTCATATTTCTTTTTTTCTTCAATAAAAACTACCTTTTTATGGGCAGTGAAAGATAGTTTAAATTATAGGATACTATTTGTCAAGTCCCTAATTGGTTTGGCAATAACAATCAATCTTTTCCAGACTGTTCCCGGTGGCCAGCAGGTTTGAATAATTAATCTGGATTGATTGTCCTCAGAGGTCAGATATTCCAATTCATTGGCACTAGCAATCTTTTTCTCGGTAACTCGATAATCGTAATTTTTTCCTTGATAGATAAGAATCACTTCCTCATTTTCCTCTAAATATTTAAGAGGATAAAGATAAGCACTGTAGCGAGTAATGTTCCAAGGATAATCAGTTGAGTGACCAAAAAGATAGACAGTGCCTTCTTGATCAGGGTAAGCCGTACCTTTAGCGTGAGCGACACCTTCTTTAAGAGCGGTTTCGTATTCATTTTGATTACTGATATCAACCATGTCGATGACCTTGGTATTGAGTTGAATTCCAGGAATAATCAGACTAAAAGACCAATCAGCTGGGGAAAGAATCCCTTTTTGGTCTAAAGAAAGAAGCTGACCAAAGCGGCTGTATTTGATTTGGGGCTGGTTGGAAATTTGCTTGGTCCGATATTTTAGTTCCCCAATCAGAATAGGAATTAGAAAAAGAAGCATGCCAATCAAAGAAAGATTAAGCAAAAGAAAACCTAGTTTCTTTTTTGATTGAGACTTTTTAGCCAAACGAGAATCATAGATAACAAAACTCTCGCCTTCTTGATGAGTAATATATTTTGTTTCCATATTGATAATTAAAAAGGGGCAGGTTTCTCTTT from the Patescibacteria group bacterium genome contains:
- a CDS encoding glycosyltransferase, translated to MKNKKPLVSIVMPVYNAGNFLLEAIESLQNQTYQNWELIMVDDRSTDNSWEILKNLTKEDKRIKIYQVKKHCGVAFAANLALKKVKGDLIARMDADDISLPWRIEKQVKFLQNHPETIALGGQCELINQEGETIGKKEFPLDNAKIKKMIFWSIPLQQPTLIVNRKLLPKNFKWYEKKFNVAEEVELLFKLFQYGEVFNLPETVLLYRIHGKNTSLQNPKRTFLLTFKTRIKAISKYSYQPTISGFFLNLIQFFLIILLPNKWIFPIYSFLRGMKRVSLAVLPKPFLLQKRAQIS
- a CDS encoding sortase, whose protein sequence is METKYITHQEGESFVIYDSRLAKKSQSKKKLGFLLLNLSLIGMLLFLIPILIGELKYRTKQISNQPQIKYSRFGQLLSLDQKGILSPADWSFSLIIPGIQLNTKVIDMVDISNQNEYETALKEGVAHAKGTAYPDQEGTVYLFGHSTDYPWNITRYSAYLYPLKYLEENEEVILIYQGKNYDYRVTEKKIASANELEYLTSEDNQSRLIIQTCWPPGTVWKRLIVIAKPIRDLTNSIL